A DNA window from Maribellus comscasis contains the following coding sequences:
- a CDS encoding phage tail tape measure protein, whose amino-acid sequence MAQTYTRRINLYINGKEVRNSVAGVSKEFAKQKAILRNLTVGTKEWSAQHQKVKNLEKIMHSYNAKMRTTSKLWQRMKGIFSSLGLVGGLTAVVSVIRNAANISKEFSQAQSNLAAVLRSTKDEIKDLTNDAIRYGTITKFTASEVTGLQTEFAKFGFTKEQIKASTKAALDFAAATNSELAPAAKVTAVALSAFDLSAANAERVASAMAVATTKSALSFEDFETILSTAGPVAKAYGFELEDLIALTGKLKDAGFDASSAATATRNIILNLADSNGKLAQALGRPIESLDDLVPALAELKARGIDLNETLQLTDKRSVSAFNTFLTAADSTLELRDGLIGVQEELQKMVDTQLDNLAGDITLLNSAWQGFILSIEEGNGILARFSRVTVKFLTDSLIKLANVDLIFKRAGKFTEDEVSRVYDAMMNLSGEKYKKLQDIVEKENKLTLEQVENHRMAMLIEIKNTGMSRKESELIWDEYYRRRQQQQEDHLKLQEEEREKGVEEAEEKHIRQATEEAEKIAEQRKKALAIEKFLQENEETQKEAIKKYFSELGEGSFEAFIEAIEKSQNEKTIDFSLVPKLPEENEETNPEGDYAIQKYQETLAFKMALNESMYQQGLIGEQQYQDQLTELTRQAEEERFEIKREKIQQAQDLANMSVNFVTALMELELEKAGENEEKKKEIKKKYADLNFAVTAAQIVASTAGAIMQGFRQLGPIGGAIAAVLLGATGAIQLGIANAQRKKVKSYAIGKYPIPADDDKTYNTVFAGRPKTGMYSGPHLGIFNEVPGQPEMVIDGITTSRIKTNAPEILDAIYSFRDGRTPSKYADGKYPETVNISSNSQTKNNSNTIERFTFALEENTKATRDFINWKPSVSVEMIEKRLKQWNEMKERSSFFQSK is encoded by the coding sequence ATGGCACAAACCTACACACGCAGGATAAATCTTTATATTAATGGTAAAGAAGTTAGAAACAGCGTTGCCGGTGTAAGTAAGGAATTTGCCAAACAAAAGGCGATTCTGAGAAACTTAACAGTTGGAACGAAAGAATGGTCTGCACAGCACCAAAAGGTTAAAAACCTGGAAAAAATAATGCACTCATACAATGCGAAAATGCGAACCACCAGCAAATTATGGCAGAGGATGAAAGGTATTTTTAGTTCGCTAGGCTTGGTTGGTGGTTTAACTGCAGTAGTTTCTGTCATTCGAAATGCTGCTAATATCTCAAAAGAATTCAGTCAGGCACAATCCAACCTTGCAGCAGTTCTCCGGTCAACAAAAGATGAAATTAAGGATCTTACTAATGATGCAATCCGATACGGAACAATCACAAAATTTACAGCTTCTGAAGTTACTGGCTTGCAAACTGAATTTGCAAAATTCGGTTTCACAAAAGAGCAAATAAAAGCCTCAACAAAAGCTGCTCTTGATTTTGCTGCAGCAACAAATTCTGAACTCGCACCGGCGGCAAAAGTTACAGCCGTTGCATTATCAGCGTTTGATTTATCAGCTGCCAATGCTGAAAGAGTTGCATCGGCTATGGCCGTAGCAACAACAAAATCAGCTTTAAGTTTTGAAGATTTTGAAACTATTCTTTCTACAGCCGGACCAGTGGCAAAAGCTTATGGGTTTGAACTGGAAGATCTGATAGCTTTGACCGGAAAATTGAAAGATGCCGGTTTTGATGCAAGTTCAGCTGCGACAGCAACCCGGAATATTATTTTAAACCTGGCAGATTCAAACGGCAAACTTGCCCAGGCATTAGGCCGCCCCATCGAGTCACTTGACGACCTGGTTCCTGCACTTGCCGAATTAAAAGCCAGAGGGATTGATTTAAATGAAACTTTACAACTTACAGATAAACGGTCCGTTTCTGCCTTCAATACATTTTTAACAGCTGCAGATAGTACTTTGGAATTGCGAGACGGGTTAATTGGTGTCCAGGAGGAATTACAAAAAATGGTAGATACCCAGCTGGATAATTTGGCCGGTGATATCACACTTCTAAATTCTGCCTGGCAAGGTTTCATATTGTCAATAGAAGAGGGTAATGGTATTTTAGCCAGGTTCTCCAGGGTTACCGTAAAATTTTTGACTGATTCCTTAATTAAACTTGCAAATGTTGACTTAATATTTAAACGCGCTGGCAAATTTACTGAGGATGAAGTTTCAAGGGTTTATGATGCCATGATGAATCTTTCCGGAGAGAAATACAAAAAACTACAGGATATTGTAGAGAAAGAAAACAAACTTACACTGGAGCAGGTCGAAAATCACAGGATGGCCATGTTGATTGAAATCAAAAATACTGGAATGAGCCGGAAAGAGTCGGAGTTGATTTGGGATGAATATTACAGGAGAAGACAACAACAACAAGAGGATCATTTAAAGCTGCAGGAAGAGGAAAGAGAAAAAGGAGTGGAAGAGGCAGAAGAAAAGCACATTAGGCAAGCAACTGAAGAAGCTGAAAAAATTGCAGAACAGCGAAAAAAAGCCCTTGCAATAGAAAAATTCCTGCAGGAAAACGAGGAAACTCAAAAGGAGGCGATAAAAAAATATTTTTCTGAATTAGGTGAAGGTTCTTTTGAAGCGTTTATTGAAGCCATTGAAAAAAGCCAAAATGAAAAAACAATAGATTTTTCATTGGTTCCCAAGCTCCCGGAAGAAAACGAGGAAACCAATCCGGAAGGGGATTACGCAATCCAAAAATACCAGGAAACACTGGCCTTTAAAATGGCTCTTAATGAATCAATGTATCAACAGGGCCTAATCGGTGAACAACAATACCAAGACCAGTTAACTGAGCTTACTAGGCAGGCAGAAGAAGAACGTTTTGAAATAAAAAGGGAAAAGATTCAGCAAGCACAGGATTTGGCGAACATGTCTGTAAATTTTGTAACTGCATTAATGGAGCTTGAATTGGAAAAAGCCGGTGAAAATGAAGAAAAGAAAAAAGAGATAAAAAAGAAATACGCAGACCTTAATTTTGCAGTTACAGCTGCACAAATAGTGGCTTCGACAGCCGGAGCAATTATGCAAGGATTTAGACAACTAGGTCCTATAGGCGGGGCAATTGCCGCAGTTTTACTCGGCGCAACAGGGGCAATTCAGCTTGGAATTGCTAACGCTCAGCGTAAAAAAGTAAAGAGTTATGCAATAGGTAAATATCCAATTCCTGCCGATGATGACAAAACTTATAACACGGTATTTGCTGGCAGGCCAAAAACCGGAATGTACAGCGGTCCGCACCTGGGGATTTTTAACGAGGTTCCAGGGCAACCCGAAATGGTTATTGATGGGATTACGACAAGCAGAATCAAAACAAACGCACCCGAAATATTGGATGCCATTTATTCTTTTCGGGATGGAAGAACTCCCTCTAAATATGCAGATGGGAAATACCCTGAAACTGTTAATATCAGCTCAAATTCTCAAACAAAGAATAATTCGAATACGATCGAAAGATTCACCTTCGCACTGGAAGAAAATACAAAGGCAACACGCGACTTTATAAATTGGAAACCTTCAGTTTCAGTTGAAATGATAGAAAAGCGGTTAAAACAGTGGAATGAAATGAAGGAACGTAGTAGTTTTTTCCAATCGAAATAG
- a CDS encoding ribbon-helix-helix protein, CopG family, whose translation MKNIDLKDVRKKNLRIGIRLSKDERAALDEYCRKENISITNFIRIALRKVVNEKEHS comes from the coding sequence ATGAAAAATATCGATTTAAAAGATGTACGGAAAAAAAATCTCAGAATAGGAATCCGTCTTTCGAAAGATGAACGCGCGGCATTGGATGAATACTGCCGAAAAGAAAACATATCCATCACAAATTTTATCCGGATTGCCCTCCGGAAAGTGGTAAACGAGAAAGAGCATTCATAA
- a CDS encoding helix-turn-helix domain-containing protein — MNDESIIILKAKEFREILRQELRANRPQEPDITRDKLNREQAAKLAGMSLPTFRKFIKNGIFREHGHGRKTWFFRSEIIEALRNEADKKKS; from the coding sequence ATGAACGATGAATCTATTATTATCCTAAAAGCAAAGGAATTTCGGGAGATACTCCGGCAGGAACTTCGGGCCAACCGGCCACAGGAACCCGACATTACACGCGATAAACTAAACAGGGAACAAGCTGCCAAACTTGCCGGGATGTCGTTACCCACATTTCGCAAATTCATAAAAAACGGAATTTTCCGCGAACATGGCCACGGGCGTAAAACCTGGTTTTTCCGTTCAGAAATAATTGAAGCTTTGCGAAACGAAGCTGATAAAAAGAAATCATAA
- a CDS encoding helix-turn-helix domain-containing protein, giving the protein MKPIGEKIKELRKSKGINQISVAEACGIKQSSYANIENGKTQAISIEVGKGIAKALSIPFDELFEIEYSNDTIIKLENQLKEEEEKVKKLEERINEKNIIIESFRKEILQYKAKWLWPKLIENLSIIGRSEMKLNGVNSEKQIEELEEIINYNIGQFKDKISVVLDSGIVDRYNLMDHILLNSPILQNIIREKTKSKTEFISYFTKYINRFIEIKEYEVEKFILTHKFINW; this is encoded by the coding sequence ATGAAACCTATTGGGGAAAAAATAAAGGAACTAAGAAAGTCTAAAGGCATTAACCAAATTTCAGTGGCTGAAGCTTGTGGAATCAAACAATCTTCATACGCCAATATAGAAAACGGCAAAACACAAGCTATTAGCATTGAAGTTGGGAAAGGTATTGCTAAAGCATTGAGCATTCCTTTTGATGAATTGTTTGAGATTGAATATTCAAACGATACAATTATAAAACTTGAAAATCAGCTTAAAGAGGAAGAGGAAAAAGTTAAAAAGTTAGAAGAAAGAATCAACGAAAAAAATATTATAATAGAATCTTTCAGAAAAGAAATTTTACAATACAAGGCAAAGTGGCTTTGGCCGAAACTCATTGAAAACCTTTCAATAATTGGGAGAAGTGAAATGAAACTAAATGGTGTAAATTCAGAGAAACAGATTGAAGAATTGGAAGAAATCATTAATTATAATATTGGTCAATTTAAGGATAAAATCTCTGTAGTTTTGGATTCAGGCATTGTTGATCGCTATAATCTAATGGATCATATTCTACTAAATTCACCAATCTTACAAAATATAATAAGAGAAAAGACCAAATCGAAAACTGAATTCATTTCGTACTTCACGAAATACATAAATCGGTTCATTGAAATTAAAGAATACGAAGTAGAAAAATTTATACTAACTCACAAATTTATTAATTGGTGA
- a CDS encoding Fic family protein, protein MKTFQAGTYINQGTYKSFQPNPINREWKIENMEIWKLLSQADRELGRLDMYSNYIPNIDLFISMHVLKEAIKSSKIEGTQTKIEEALLDKEDIPLDRRNDQEEVQNYTKAMEWAIKELGNLPFSNRLIRETHKVLLQGVRGAEKQPGEFRRSQNWIGGASISDAVFIPPVHSSVTELMSDIEKFLHNESNLLPELLKIAIVHYQFETIHPFLDGNGRVGRLLIPLYLVSRNILKKPILYLSDFFERNRKLYYDNLTIVRVDNNIEQWFKFFLVGIIETCRNGISTFDGIMQLQKKVDNDIQSLGNRMTSAKAVTDFLYQKPLVTADVVSKVAGISMPSAYKLINSLEKLGILNEVTGGQRGRIYVFDEYLSLFR, encoded by the coding sequence ATGAAAACATTTCAGGCAGGAACTTATATTAATCAAGGAACATACAAAAGTTTCCAACCTAACCCAATTAACCGGGAATGGAAGATTGAGAACATGGAAATATGGAAATTATTAAGCCAGGCAGACAGGGAGTTAGGCCGGCTGGATATGTATTCCAATTATATTCCCAATATCGATTTATTTATCAGTATGCACGTTCTCAAAGAAGCTATAAAAAGTAGCAAAATTGAAGGTACGCAAACTAAAATTGAAGAAGCACTGCTGGATAAAGAAGATATTCCACTGGATAGGAGAAATGACCAGGAAGAAGTTCAGAACTACACAAAAGCAATGGAGTGGGCCATTAAAGAATTGGGAAACCTGCCATTTTCTAACAGGTTAATTCGTGAAACGCATAAAGTATTATTGCAGGGTGTGCGGGGTGCGGAAAAACAACCTGGAGAATTCAGGCGAAGCCAGAACTGGATTGGAGGGGCTTCCATTAGCGATGCGGTTTTTATTCCACCTGTTCATTCGTCGGTAACAGAATTAATGAGCGACATTGAAAAGTTTCTGCACAATGAATCTAATTTGTTACCTGAGCTTTTAAAAATTGCCATTGTACATTACCAGTTCGAAACCATTCACCCGTTTTTAGATGGAAACGGGAGGGTTGGCCGTTTGCTTATTCCGCTTTATTTGGTGAGCAGGAATATTTTAAAAAAGCCAATTCTGTATTTATCCGATTTTTTTGAAAGAAACAGAAAGTTGTATTATGACAATTTAACTATTGTGAGAGTAGATAATAACATTGAGCAGTGGTTTAAATTCTTTTTGGTTGGAATTATTGAAACCTGCAGAAATGGAATATCAACTTTTGACGGTATAATGCAGCTGCAAAAGAAAGTGGATAATGATATTCAAAGCCTGGGTAACAGGATGACTTCTGCAAAAGCTGTTACTGATTTCTTATACCAAAAACCATTGGTAACAGCTGATGTAGTGAGCAAAGTTGCCGGCATTTCAATGCCTTCGGCATACAAACTGATTAACAGCCTGGAAAAACTGGGTATTCTTAATGAAGTTACCGGAGGGCAACGAGGCCGGATCTATGTTTTTGATGAATACTTGAGTTTGTTCAGGTAG
- a CDS encoding TIGR04255 family protein has product MSIEEVFPNPLVKRVIFQIRFPNLFYIEDKIGEFQLKIMEQFPKSSMIFEKQIVFNIGYESEIKDEDKKKLDQGARKVWKFENDEKVQVNVYSDSLSITSESHKTYNNDHAGNKFRDTINFVVGSFIEIVKIPIILRIGFRYMDEYPMGEMNNEIFSQSFNPAFNIDRFDVSKALNINFQTNLIVGDKFFNYAERIEKKENNWLIHLDFDAFAKNIKAVDYLEITDKLHEINSQEFETVIKEPVYQYMRNID; this is encoded by the coding sequence ATGAGTATCGAAGAAGTTTTCCCTAATCCACTAGTTAAAAGAGTGATCTTTCAAATAAGGTTTCCTAATTTATTTTATATCGAAGATAAAATTGGTGAATTCCAACTTAAAATAATGGAACAATTCCCCAAATCATCTATGATTTTTGAAAAACAAATTGTTTTTAACATTGGGTATGAATCAGAAATAAAAGACGAAGACAAGAAGAAACTTGATCAAGGCGCTAGAAAGGTTTGGAAATTTGAAAATGATGAAAAAGTTCAAGTAAATGTTTATTCAGATTCACTTTCAATAACATCAGAATCTCACAAAACTTATAACAATGATCATGCGGGTAATAAATTCAGAGATACTATTAATTTCGTAGTTGGAAGTTTTATTGAAATAGTGAAAATTCCAATTATTCTTAGAATAGGTTTTAGGTATATGGATGAATATCCAATGGGCGAGATGAACAATGAAATTTTTAGCCAGAGTTTCAATCCAGCATTTAATATAGATAGATTCGATGTGTCAAAAGCGTTAAACATAAATTTTCAAACAAATTTGATAGTAGGAGATAAATTTTTTAATTATGCAGAAAGGATAGAAAAAAAAGAAAACAATTGGCTCATTCATCTTGATTTTGATGCATTTGCGAAAAATATAAAAGCAGTAGATTACCTCGAAATAACTGACAAATTGCACGAAATTAACTCACAAGAATTTGAAACAGTTATTAAGGAACCAGTATACCAGTATATGCGTAATATTGATTAA
- a CDS encoding site-specific integrase yields the protein MPNIIFYLNTGAINKDAKVPVMAKIIHKGKRYYKTIDSVKESDWNPGKRRLNKNHKNAPDNRHKEINATLNQLEKLMKGYNDYCLLNEHPVTEQAIKQILKGVDPVSGKKSPNRPEIKFDEAFKEWLDFTQKNNEYNTYRARNTTYNFFNKFQEEKNIRITFKNLDMQLFDSLRQFAFDREEPLANNTFARRIKNLKMFLNWCEARGYYSGKLPKEFRSPERDITPVTLTIEEFKTLYNHNFENEKLRKVRDIFCLGCTTGLRYSDLQRLRWEHLQGDNIVITTKKVKKPVTIPLTDWSRKIISRYEERPVFILPTISNQKFNTYIKEAAKKAKIKSKVIIDSYRGNQFSQEPKKKHEVLTAHVARKTFITISLFLGMKTQTVMEITGIKEERTLRKYIEVADQMKKTEMDNTWGSL from the coding sequence ATGCCAAATATAATCTTTTATCTGAACACTGGTGCTATAAATAAAGATGCAAAAGTCCCTGTAATGGCCAAAATAATTCATAAAGGGAAACGATATTATAAAACCATTGACAGCGTAAAGGAATCTGACTGGAACCCGGGGAAAAGAAGATTAAATAAAAATCATAAAAATGCACCAGACAACCGGCACAAAGAAATCAATGCGACTTTAAATCAGTTGGAAAAATTAATGAAAGGTTACAATGATTATTGTTTGTTAAATGAGCACCCGGTTACAGAGCAGGCAATTAAGCAAATATTAAAAGGTGTAGATCCGGTAAGTGGTAAGAAATCGCCAAACCGACCGGAAATTAAATTTGATGAAGCCTTTAAAGAATGGCTCGATTTTACCCAGAAAAACAATGAGTATAATACCTACCGCGCCAGGAATACCACCTACAATTTTTTCAATAAATTTCAGGAAGAAAAAAACATCCGGATCACATTCAAGAATCTGGATATGCAGTTATTCGATAGTTTACGGCAATTTGCTTTTGACCGGGAAGAACCTTTAGCGAACAACACATTTGCCAGGAGAATCAAAAACTTGAAAATGTTCCTGAACTGGTGCGAAGCCAGGGGATATTATTCCGGTAAATTGCCAAAAGAATTCAGATCTCCCGAAAGAGATATTACACCGGTAACTCTCACAATCGAGGAGTTTAAAACTTTGTATAACCATAATTTTGAAAACGAGAAACTTCGCAAAGTACGCGATATTTTTTGTTTGGGATGTACCACCGGATTACGTTATTCTGATTTACAGCGGTTGCGATGGGAGCACCTCCAGGGCGACAATATTGTAATTACAACCAAAAAAGTAAAAAAACCGGTTACAATTCCTTTAACCGATTGGTCCAGAAAAATAATTAGTCGATATGAAGAAAGGCCCGTTTTTATTTTACCTACCATAAGCAACCAAAAATTTAATACCTACATTAAAGAGGCTGCAAAAAAGGCAAAAATAAAATCGAAAGTAATCATTGATTCCTACAGGGGAAATCAGTTTAGCCAAGAACCGAAGAAAAAACACGAAGTTTTAACAGCTCACGTTGCCCGGAAAACGTTTATTACAATTTCTCTTTTTTTGGGGATGAAAACTCAAACAGTAATGGAAATTACCGGGATAAAAGAAGAACGAACCCTCCGGAAATATATTGAGGTGGCAGACCAAATGAAAAAAACAGAAATGGATAATACCTGGGGAAGTTTATAG
- a CDS encoding capsule assembly Wzi family protein gives MIKVILLVLGMSILFFNGQAQKNNIESDSLFLESSKSGFLLNNSFALNTDNYRQTSGSPSRVFTEPKTKEFKNSFPQTNFETGQKNKNYSAFLSAGAFGTTNGVVPFWMRSMQYGSIPSDGISVSLIGGAFKDYQADPRQKLMDWGAGFEGRFNAGNNSEFILIEAYAKVRLSIFELKGGRFREQIGLVDSTLSSGSFSLSGNALGVPKIEAGIANYWNVPLTKGVIAIKGNVAHGWMGTQKLNMDGEITPIPEKNAYLHQLSAYGRIGKPSWKINLYGGISHLVTWGLENELHPDWGLSTLETFKYVAIGKPYGTDNITTSKVGNHIGTIEQSMEWKINKILFTGYHQFFYDVGALATLANVKDGLWGVSLKNRQPKPSDFQWNKFLFEFIYSKSQGGEIDSKPRSSGAEDYYNNFEYYNGWSFKGENLGSPLFTSKKYLKTGYPTTGRQYFPNNRLAGFHGGSEFKINNWYCKSLLTYTINYGAYTTSPGERGMGSTINYYNPPYFPKLHQFSAYFESQRDLNNGFELGIQLAIDQGKLLYNSVGAGISLTKRW, from the coding sequence ATGATAAAAGTAATTTTATTGGTGCTTGGAATGTCAATACTGTTTTTTAACGGACAAGCTCAAAAAAATAATATTGAATCGGATTCTTTATTTTTAGAAAGTAGTAAATCAGGATTTTTACTAAATAATTCTTTCGCTTTAAATACCGATAACTACCGGCAAACTTCCGGTTCGCCTTCAAGAGTATTTACTGAACCAAAAACCAAAGAATTTAAGAACAGCTTTCCTCAGACGAATTTTGAAACCGGTCAGAAGAACAAAAATTACAGTGCTTTTCTAAGTGCGGGAGCATTTGGAACCACAAACGGAGTTGTTCCCTTTTGGATGCGTAGCATGCAATATGGGAGCATTCCGTCTGACGGCATTTCGGTTTCATTAATTGGAGGGGCTTTCAAAGACTACCAAGCTGACCCACGACAAAAGCTAATGGACTGGGGCGCAGGTTTTGAGGGGCGTTTCAATGCGGGCAACAATTCGGAATTTATTCTGATTGAAGCTTATGCCAAAGTCCGTTTAAGTATTTTTGAATTAAAAGGTGGCCGTTTTCGCGAGCAAATAGGTTTGGTTGACTCAACATTGTCTTCCGGTTCCTTTTCCTTGTCCGGCAATGCGCTGGGAGTACCTAAAATTGAAGCAGGAATAGCTAATTACTGGAATGTACCTTTAACCAAAGGAGTTATAGCAATAAAAGGAAATGTTGCTCATGGCTGGATGGGTACACAAAAACTAAATATGGATGGTGAAATTACGCCGATTCCGGAAAAAAATGCCTACTTGCATCAGTTAAGTGCTTATGGAAGAATTGGAAAGCCAAGCTGGAAAATTAACCTGTATGGAGGCATCAGCCATCTTGTAACCTGGGGACTTGAAAACGAACTACATCCTGATTGGGGTTTATCAACACTTGAAACATTCAAGTATGTCGCTATTGGAAAACCTTATGGAACAGACAACATTACAACCTCCAAAGTTGGAAACCATATCGGTACAATTGAGCAATCAATGGAATGGAAAATAAACAAAATATTATTTACAGGATACCATCAGTTTTTTTACGATGTGGGAGCTCTGGCCACATTGGCCAATGTTAAGGATGGCCTTTGGGGAGTAAGTCTAAAAAATCGTCAACCAAAACCGTCTGACTTTCAGTGGAATAAATTTTTATTCGAATTCATTTATTCAAAGAGTCAAGGAGGTGAAATAGACTCCAAACCGCGGTCGTCAGGTGCAGAAGACTATTACAACAATTTTGAATATTATAATGGATGGTCATTTAAAGGTGAAAACCTGGGTAGTCCTTTATTCACATCAAAAAAATATCTAAAAACCGGGTACCCAACAACCGGGCGACAGTATTTCCCAAACAACAGACTTGCTGGTTTTCACGGAGGTTCAGAATTTAAAATCAATAACTGGTATTGTAAAAGTCTGTTAACTTACACGATTAATTACGGAGCTTATACAACAAGCCCGGGGGAAAGAGGTATGGGAAGTACAATCAACTATTACAATCCCCCCTACTTTCCAAAACTTCATCAATTTTCTGCTTACTTTGAAAGCCAACGGGATTTAAACAATGGCTTTGAGCTTGGAATTCAACTGGCAATAGATCAGGGTAAACTGCTGTACAATTCTGTTGGCGCCGGAATCAGCCTGACAAAAAGATGGTAA
- a CDS encoding NAD-dependent succinate-semialdehyde dehydrogenase — MMKSVNPVTGESIQTYESYSEKGVEKIINSVDKTWHHWRSTSFVHRGRRMQNLSSLLKTKKEELARLMALEMGKVLKEGIAEIEKCAWVCDYYAQNAESFLENEVIKTEASKSYVSYQPLGTILAVMPWNFPFWQVFRFLAPTLMAGNTAVLKHASNVPGCAMAIEELVRDAGFPENVFRTILIGSNQVEKVIRHQAIKGVSLTGSTPAGKSVAAIAGSELKKCVLELGGSDPYLILKDANLEKAAKICASGRLLNAGQSCIGAKRFIVVDDVYPEFLEHFTHEMNNAYFGDPTDSHSTMGPLARVDLRDELHQQVVKSVSKGAEVILGGEIPHRKGAFYPPTILENVQAGMPAYDEELFGPVASVIRVKDEEEAIKVANNTVFGLGAAIFTKDAKKGETIAETQLEAGCCFVNDFVKSDPRLPFGGIKESGFGRELSVHGIKEFMNAKTVVVK, encoded by the coding sequence ATGATGAAATCAGTAAATCCGGTAACCGGTGAATCCATTCAAACTTACGAAAGTTATTCCGAAAAAGGAGTTGAGAAAATTATCAATTCTGTAGATAAAACCTGGCACCACTGGCGAAGTACATCGTTTGTGCACAGGGGGCGGAGAATGCAGAATCTTTCCAGTCTTCTTAAGACAAAAAAAGAGGAACTGGCCCGTTTAATGGCACTTGAAATGGGCAAAGTTCTAAAAGAAGGAATTGCCGAAATTGAAAAATGTGCCTGGGTTTGTGATTATTATGCTCAAAATGCCGAAAGCTTTCTGGAAAATGAAGTTATAAAAACCGAAGCTTCAAAATCATATGTCTCTTATCAACCACTGGGAACTATATTAGCAGTAATGCCCTGGAATTTTCCTTTCTGGCAGGTGTTTCGTTTTTTGGCTCCCACATTAATGGCAGGCAACACGGCAGTTTTAAAACATGCGAGTAACGTGCCCGGATGCGCAATGGCCATTGAAGAATTGGTTCGCGATGCAGGATTCCCCGAAAATGTATTTCGCACAATACTGATTGGAAGTAACCAGGTGGAAAAAGTTATCAGACACCAGGCAATTAAAGGGGTTAGTTTAACCGGAAGTACGCCTGCCGGAAAAAGTGTAGCCGCCATTGCCGGGAGTGAGTTAAAAAAATGTGTACTGGAATTAGGGGGAAGTGATCCCTACCTGATATTAAAAGATGCAAACCTGGAAAAAGCCGCTAAAATATGCGCTTCCGGAAGACTATTAAATGCCGGACAAAGCTGTATTGGAGCAAAGCGGTTTATCGTTGTTGATGATGTTTATCCGGAATTCCTTGAACATTTTACACACGAAATGAACAATGCATATTTTGGCGACCCGACGGATTCCCATTCTACGATGGGCCCTCTTGCCCGCGTTGATTTAAGAGATGAATTGCACCAACAGGTGGTTAAATCTGTCAGTAAAGGAGCTGAGGTTATTCTGGGCGGAGAAATTCCTCACCGCAAAGGAGCATTTTATCCTCCAACTATCCTGGAAAATGTACAAGCCGGAATGCCTGCCTACGACGAAGAATTGTTTGGCCCCGTTGCTTCAGTAATCCGTGTAAAAGATGAAGAAGAAGCAATAAAAGTGGCCAACAATACTGTTTTTGGCCTTGGCGCAGCAATATTCACAAAAGATGCGAAAAAGGGCGAAACAATTGCAGAAACCCAACTGGAAGCAGGTTGTTGTTTTGTTAACGACTTCGTAAAATCAGATCCTCGTCTGCCATTCGGAGGCATAAAAGAAAGTGGTTTTGGCCGCGAACTTTCGGTACATGGTATTAAAGAATTTATGAATGCAAAAACCGTAGTCGTTAAATAA